A section of the Pleurocapsa minor HA4230-MV1 genome encodes:
- a CDS encoding TlyA family RNA methyltransferase, whose protein sequence is MAKQRLDKLLVSLELCESRALAQSLIRAGKVKVNQEIIDKPGTEIKTTAEIEVKEQPPYVSRGGKKLAKALETFNIQVCDRICLDGGISTGGFTDCLLQSGAKLVYGVDVGYGQVAWNIRTSDRVILKERTNIRYLPANELYGDATMADLGVMDLSFISLTKVLEPFWNLLAAPKEVVLLVKPQFEVGRERVGKKGVVRDQSDRAEAIMQVWQAAQTLGWQYRGLTVSPITGPAGNVEYLLWLSTTESEQQPLNLTKTKEIITETT, encoded by the coding sequence TTGGCTAAACAGCGATTAGATAAATTATTAGTCAGCCTAGAACTCTGTGAATCTAGGGCGTTAGCACAGAGTTTGATTAGAGCAGGTAAAGTCAAGGTAAATCAAGAAATCATCGATAAACCTGGGACAGAAATTAAAACCACGGCGGAAATTGAGGTCAAAGAACAACCTCCTTATGTTTCTCGTGGGGGTAAGAAACTAGCTAAGGCTTTAGAAACATTTAATATTCAGGTATGCGATCGCATTTGCTTAGACGGTGGCATATCTACAGGAGGATTTACGGATTGTTTATTACAATCAGGAGCAAAGTTAGTCTATGGCGTAGATGTGGGCTATGGACAGGTAGCTTGGAATATTCGTACTAGCGATCGCGTTATTTTAAAAGAGCGAACTAATATCCGTTATTTACCCGCAAACGAACTATACGGCGATGCAACTATGGCAGACTTGGGAGTAATGGATTTATCTTTTATTTCTCTAACTAAGGTGCTTGAACCCTTCTGGAATTTATTAGCTGCACCAAAAGAAGTCGTATTGCTTGTTAAACCACAGTTTGAAGTAGGACGAGAGCGAGTTGGTAAAAAAGGCGTAGTTCGCGATCAAAGCGATCGCGCTGAGGCAATTATGCAGGTATGGCAAGCAGCCCAAACATTAGGCTGGCAATATCGAGGTCTAACCGTTTCACCCATCACAGGCCCCGCAGGCAACGTCGAGTACTTACTTTGGCTATCTACGACAGAATCTGAACAACAACCTCTGAATCTAACAAAAACCAAAGAAATAATTACTGAAACAACTTAA
- a CDS encoding anhydro-N-acetylmuramic acid kinase has protein sequence MIVIGLMSGTSVDGIDAALVEIKGTEQDLKVKLLAGATFAYPQDLRNQILAICGGKALNIAELADLDDAIALQFTQAARQIQAQHQPAELIGSHGQTIYHRPPTQDKLGYSYQIGRGEMIAHLTGIQTISNFRVADIAAGGEGAPLVSKIDLCLLSHPTKIRAIQNLGGIGNVTYLPPKTTTDWDAQIFGWDTGPANALLDLAVARLTNGTKTYDRDGQWAAQGTPNQQLVAQWLQQDFFQQSPPKSTGRELFGKDYLEQCWQEMDNLSLTESDRLATLTELTVASIIHSYRQFLPQMPDEVLLCGGGSRNSYLRQRLQAELTSAHIGTTDEMGINGDFKEAIAFAVLAYWRVKSIPGNLPQVTGAAKPVLLGDIHLSM, from the coding sequence ATGATAGTGATTGGTTTAATGAGTGGAACTTCTGTTGATGGAATTGATGCTGCTTTAGTTGAAATCAAGGGTACAGAGCAGGATCTAAAAGTAAAGCTGTTAGCAGGAGCAACCTTTGCTTATCCTCAAGACCTAAGAAACCAAATATTAGCTATTTGTGGCGGAAAAGCGTTAAATATAGCTGAATTAGCAGACTTAGATGATGCGATCGCCCTACAATTTACCCAAGCTGCACGACAGATTCAAGCCCAACATCAACCAGCAGAATTAATTGGTTCTCATGGTCAAACTATCTATCATCGACCACCTACTCAGGATAAATTGGGCTACAGCTATCAGATTGGCAGAGGAGAAATGATTGCTCACCTCACAGGTATTCAAACTATCAGTAACTTTCGGGTAGCGGATATTGCAGCAGGAGGAGAAGGCGCACCATTAGTATCAAAAATCGATCTTTGTTTGTTATCTCACCCGACTAAAATTAGAGCGATTCAAAACCTGGGTGGCATTGGCAACGTGACCTATTTACCTCCCAAGACTACAACTGACTGGGATGCACAAATATTTGGTTGGGATACTGGCCCAGCAAATGCTTTATTAGACCTCGCTGTAGCTCGTTTAACTAACGGAACTAAAACTTACGATCGAGATGGTCAATGGGCAGCCCAAGGCACGCCAAATCAGCAATTAGTAGCGCAGTGGTTGCAGCAAGACTTTTTTCAGCAGTCGCCACCAAAATCTACGGGGAGAGAACTATTTGGCAAGGATTATTTAGAGCAATGTTGGCAAGAAATGGATAACCTGAGTTTAACCGAAAGCGATCGCCTGGCGACGTTAACAGAGCTTACTGTTGCCTCGATTATTCATAGTTACCGCCAGTTTTTGCCCCAAATGCCTGACGAGGTTTTACTTTGTGGTGGAGGCAGTAGAAATTCATATCTGAGACAACGCCTACAAGCTGAGTTAACATCGGCACATATTGGGACAACCGATGAAATGGGAATTAATGGAGATTTTAAAGAGGCGATCGCTTTTGCCGTTTTAGCATACTGGAGAGTTAAATCAATTCCTGGCAATTTACCTCAAGTTACAGGAGCAGCTAAACCTGTTTTGTTAGGGGATATTCACCTGTCAATGTAA
- a CDS encoding serine/threonine protein kinase — MNKDTNQGRLLANRYELSELVGEGAMGRVYSAKDTVLGGVIVAVKFLSQALMSESMRDRFEREATISALLGEKSIHVVRVKDYGVDEHNAPFYVMEFLAGESINDLISYQPMQLKRFLPLARHVCLGLESAHQGIFFNGELCRIIHRDIKPSNIIVIQDPSLGEVAKILDFGIAKLIQASANQTQSFMGTLAYCSPEQMEGKELDSRSDIYSLGVMMYEMLTMDMPLLPQNSSFGGWYQAHHNFKPEPFSDRLNLPRELQDLVFRCLEKERDRRPQSAREIMETLERIEQQSRFGLTNPGLNINPAEHFAKNNTLDATLSTTFSRNATLNAINNRTINTETSVTEICLQTPWPQDKPLSKIVFSQLIDTPLGEVPVLCVMLEQEDIYQRISGTRYNQFLYLANPHPILLWVTVLYNAEHGAKWLPCYLDLKSQKGQEIARALAHRGKYRILFYGLDEPRQCQHITNSIINTHNCKMLQEWANLSQLTKSFGDAKKAKKVLQQELEKLKDQIITKVKASKLTDVNAGK, encoded by the coding sequence ATGAATAAAGATACTAATCAAGGTCGTTTACTTGCCAACCGCTACGAACTATCCGAGCTTGTCGGAGAAGGTGCAATGGGTCGAGTTTACAGCGCCAAAGATACAGTATTAGGTGGGGTGATCGTAGCTGTTAAGTTCTTATCTCAAGCTCTAATGAGTGAGAGTATGCGCGATCGCTTTGAGCGAGAGGCAACAATTTCGGCTCTTTTAGGGGAAAAAAGTATTCATGTCGTTCGGGTTAAAGACTATGGTGTGGATGAGCATAACGCTCCTTTCTATGTCATGGAGTTTTTGGCGGGAGAAAGCATCAACGATCTGATTTCCTATCAACCTATGCAGCTAAAAAGATTTCTCCCCTTAGCTCGTCATGTTTGTCTAGGATTAGAATCTGCTCACCAAGGAATTTTTTTTAATGGCGAACTGTGTCGAATTATTCACCGCGATATCAAGCCTAGTAATATAATTGTAATACAAGATCCTAGCTTGGGGGAAGTAGCCAAAATTCTCGATTTTGGTATTGCGAAACTGATCCAAGCAAGTGCTAACCAAACTCAATCTTTTATGGGAACTCTAGCCTATTGTTCCCCCGAACAAATGGAAGGCAAAGAGCTAGACAGCCGTTCTGACATCTATAGCTTGGGTGTGATGATGTACGAAATGCTCACCATGGATATGCCTTTGTTACCTCAAAACTCATCCTTTGGTGGTTGGTATCAAGCTCATCATAATTTTAAGCCAGAACCTTTTAGCGATCGCCTCAATTTACCTCGCGAATTACAGGATTTAGTCTTTCGCTGTTTAGAAAAAGAAAGAGATCGGCGACCTCAAAGCGCTCGTGAGATTATGGAAACTCTAGAAAGAATCGAGCAGCAGTCTAGATTTGGCCTAACTAACCCAGGATTAAACATCAACCCAGCCGAACATTTTGCCAAAAATAATACCTTAGATGCTACTTTGAGTACTACATTCTCTCGTAATGCTACTCTTAATGCGATTAATAATCGCACTATCAATACCGAAACTTCAGTAACGGAAATTTGTTTACAGACTCCTTGGCCTCAGGATAAACCTTTAAGCAAAATTGTTTTTTCTCAGCTCATCGATACTCCATTAGGAGAAGTCCCTGTACTCTGCGTCATGCTGGAGCAAGAAGATATTTACCAAAGAATTTCTGGCACTCGCTACAATCAATTTTTATATTTGGCAAATCCTCATCCTATATTACTTTGGGTTACAGTCCTCTACAACGCTGAACATGGCGCTAAATGGCTTCCCTGTTATTTAGATCTTAAATCCCAAAAAGGACAAGAAATTGCTCGCGCTTTAGCACATAGAGGTAAATATCGGATTTTATTTTATGGTTTAGACGAACCTCGACAATGCCAACATATCACTAACTCCATAATCAATACTCATAACTGTAAAATGCTTCAGGAATGGGCAAATTTAAGTCAACTGACTAAAAGTTTTGGTGATGCCAAAAAAGCGAAAAAAGTTCTGCAACAGGAGCTAGAAAAATTAAAAGACCAAATTATAACTAAAGTCAAAGCTTCTAAATTAACTGATGTGAATGCAGGGAAGTAG
- a CDS encoding GAF domain-containing protein → MNQTFELKLIKYRNLQQILKSTVKTTREILRCDRVIIYTANNLPQAEVLAESSHEKCVSLLGQTIQDPFLEGDYLEMYCYGMSLTIDSIYASDVNRSKLKELEQLGIKNVAVAPIYVDNRLLAFLVAHQCFQLQPWDEQTVNLLAEKASSAGKALSGIVQADELAEFTLLQQMENNHNNQNYRAANNGAKNSQQQQVLEQEQNRLLAEIKDKLNDQLKPKNILKTIVADIRQLLKCDRVLIYSLNIANDGAVIAESVADGWTKVLDRVAKNSQEATQYLEEDRNGKVRVWDNTSDEDAPSWYRKQLEALNVKAGLIAPIAKDSQLFGLLIAHQCSNARSWQQQEINWITHIANQIGNMPEYTQISHGNQQEQIIDFQQQLEQERMWIKHFSDVLQQIRQSFKIKDILKSSVREIQRVLNCDRVLVYALHHKIYGKIVAESVSSGWTKTEGMVIKDPCFEAKYFAKYRDGRIRAWDNIYDAGMSQCHVEQLEKFEVKANLIVPIIIEGQLFGLLVAQQCSNPRHWQQAEILWLTQIATQVGFALDNAQLLADAQRLRLQAESEKMWTEYYTDAVQQIRQSLKEKDVLKASVREVKRVLNCDRVLVYALDEDNYGKVVAESVNHGWTRAEGRIIKDPCFEARYLDQYRDGRVRAWENIYEAGMSNCYVEQLAQLEVKANLVTPIIYQGKLFGLLVAHQCSDTRPWQEAEISWMSQIATQVGLALDNAQLLAKLEQYTQDTQAILDRAANSGSNIKRTVQNATVGFEKLSNSCQTFAETIGQVKDLSKQLAQQSMGMARAINSSQLEPSKSNQDAAGDLSERIFTLMQELFEATARIDPLFTSIKTEITAKTTTLESETEQLMSGVDDFATASQNLEQIVALNHNMSNLMQNISDSLDIQIQSSTFTQNSVHELTDITKRIAQQSVAIIESFNQYQFDQQ, encoded by the coding sequence ATGAATCAAACTTTTGAGCTTAAACTAATTAAATATCGAAATCTGCAACAGATTTTAAAATCTACTGTTAAAACAACCAGAGAAATTCTGAGGTGCGATCGCGTTATTATTTATACTGCCAACAATTTACCTCAAGCAGAAGTTTTAGCAGAATCAAGTCATGAAAAATGCGTCTCTCTGTTGGGACAAACAATTCAAGATCCTTTTTTAGAAGGTGATTATCTGGAGATGTACTGTTATGGTATGTCTTTAACCATAGATAGCATTTACGCATCAGATGTTAATCGAAGTAAGTTAAAAGAGCTAGAACAGCTGGGGATTAAGAATGTCGCAGTTGCCCCAATTTATGTTGACAATAGATTATTAGCTTTTTTGGTTGCTCATCAGTGTTTTCAACTTCAGCCTTGGGATGAGCAGACAGTTAACTTGTTGGCGGAAAAAGCAAGTTCAGCAGGAAAAGCTCTTTCAGGGATTGTCCAAGCCGACGAATTAGCAGAATTTACCTTATTACAGCAGATGGAAAACAATCACAATAACCAAAATTACCGAGCTGCAAATAATGGAGCTAAAAATTCTCAACAGCAACAAGTTCTTGAGCAGGAACAAAATAGATTATTGGCTGAGATCAAAGATAAGCTAAATGACCAATTAAAACCAAAAAATATTCTCAAAACTATAGTTGCAGATATACGCCAGCTACTTAAATGCGATCGCGTTTTAATTTATAGTCTAAATATTGCTAATGATGGTGCGGTGATCGCTGAATCTGTTGCTGATGGCTGGACTAAAGTTTTAGATCGAGTCGCCAAAAATTCTCAGGAAGCAACTCAATATTTAGAAGAAGATCGTAATGGTAAAGTTCGTGTTTGGGATAATACCTCTGACGAAGATGCTCCCTCTTGGTATCGAAAACAATTAGAAGCTTTAAATGTAAAAGCTGGACTAATAGCACCAATCGCTAAGGATAGTCAACTATTCGGGTTATTAATCGCTCATCAGTGTTCAAATGCTCGAAGCTGGCAACAGCAAGAAATTAACTGGATAACTCATATCGCTAATCAGATAGGTAATATGCCCGAATATACGCAAATTTCCCATGGTAATCAGCAAGAACAAATTATTGATTTTCAGCAGCAGCTTGAACAAGAAAGAATGTGGATCAAGCATTTTTCTGATGTGCTACAGCAGATTCGTCAATCGTTCAAAATTAAAGACATTCTCAAATCCAGCGTTCGAGAAATACAAAGAGTTTTAAATTGCGATCGCGTTTTGGTTTATGCTTTGCATCATAAGATTTATGGCAAAATTGTGGCAGAATCTGTCTCTTCTGGTTGGACAAAGACAGAAGGAATGGTGATCAAAGATCCTTGCTTTGAAGCCAAATATTTCGCCAAGTATCGTGACGGTAGAATACGCGCCTGGGACAATATCTACGATGCAGGCATGAGTCAGTGTCATGTAGAGCAACTGGAAAAGTTTGAAGTTAAAGCAAATTTAATCGTTCCTATTATCATCGAAGGACAACTATTTGGTTTATTAGTCGCCCAGCAATGTTCTAACCCTCGTCACTGGCAGCAAGCAGAGATCCTGTGGTTGACTCAAATTGCCACCCAAGTGGGTTTTGCCCTTGATAATGCCCAATTATTAGCTGATGCCCAACGCCTACGTCTCCAGGCAGAATCAGAAAAAATGTGGACAGAGTATTACACCGATGCAGTACAACAAATTCGCCAATCCCTCAAAGAAAAAGATGTTCTCAAAGCCAGTGTTCGAGAAGTAAAAAGAGTTTTAAATTGCGATCGCGTCTTAGTTTATGCTCTAGATGAAGATAATTATGGTAAAGTTGTCGCCGAATCTGTTAACCATGGTTGGACAAGGGCTGAGGGGAGAATAATTAAAGATCCCTGCTTTGAAGCCAGATATTTAGATCAGTATCGCGACGGTAGAGTTCGCGCCTGGGAGAATATTTACGAAGCAGGTATGAGCAACTGTTATGTGGAACAATTAGCACAATTGGAAGTTAAGGCAAATCTCGTCACACCAATTATCTATCAAGGAAAACTATTTGGTTTGTTGGTAGCACACCAATGTTCTGACACTCGCCCATGGCAAGAAGCTGAAATCAGTTGGATGAGTCAAATTGCTACTCAAGTAGGTTTGGCTCTTGATAATGCCCAATTGCTAGCTAAGTTAGAACAATACACTCAAGATACTCAAGCAATTTTAGATCGCGCAGCCAATAGCGGTTCAAATATAAAACGTACTGTGCAAAATGCCACAGTAGGATTTGAAAAATTGAGTAATTCTTGTCAAACTTTTGCGGAAACTATCGGACAAGTCAAAGATTTGAGCAAGCAATTAGCTCAACAATCGATGGGGATGGCTAGAGCAATCAATTCTAGTCAACTTGAACCAAGTAAAAGTAACCAAGATGCTGCTGGTGATTTATCTGAGCGAATTTTTACTTTGATGCAAGAGCTATTTGAAGCTACGGCAAGAATCGATCCTCTATTTACTAGTATCAAAACGGAAATTACGGCTAAAACAACCACCCTGGAATCGGAAACAGAGCAACTAATGAGCGGGGTTGATGATTTTGCCACAGCTAGTCAGAATTTAGAGCAAATTGTGGCGTTAAATCATAACATGAGTAATCTGATGCAAAATATTTCTGATTCTTTGGACATCCAAATCCAAAGTTCAACTTTTACTCAAAATTCAGTTCATGAATTAACAGATATTACCAAGCGAATTGCTCAACAATCTGTAGCGATTATTGAATCTTTTAACCAATATCAGTTCGATCAACAATAA